From Helicoverpa armigera isolate CAAS_96S chromosome 19, ASM3070526v1, whole genome shotgun sequence, one genomic window encodes:
- the LOC110374154 gene encoding uncharacterized protein LOC110374154 — MAQYNFEGDLENLNERQLQFIHKVILEHDAKFKKATFCKLGQAGDNFVGNVKRISVEGEEKSMKMVLKFAVSDAVLRGITNTEVMFKNEHIMYTEVLPKFVELQKTVGVPEKDQLRYAKCYGSYNEAPYEVIILEDLNESGYKMLNKFNSLTYDSVISILKNFAKIHSLSYVLKNNEPEKFEDFKEQLTDPWKSAYDNPEMKSRFQIVEDEIVSVLEGSAYKKLVENKIIKIFELREKFIEFEKTNKYSVIQQGDAWTNNIMFNIEHDPVQSILIDFQASFNSNPVIDLLFMIFNCTDHETRSKHYYDWIDYYHSELDKSLSNFGLKASSIYPRDQIDADIKSYAKLIFGQSLVLANMLMRDPREAADFVEAMRDMDRNAIPDSMKTGSLQVQTQNRIRNRIFGVINSFEEFGLLEAVSQWDD, encoded by the exons ATGGCACAATATAACTTTGAGGGCGATTTAGAGAATTTAAATGAACGCCAACTTCAGTTCATTCATAAAGTGATATTGGAACACGATGCCAAATTCAAAAAAGCAACTTTTTGTAAGCTTGGACAGGCTGGTGATAATTTTGTGGGGAACGTTAAAAGGATCAGTGTAGAAGGTGAAGAAAAATCCATGAAAATGGTGCTTAAATTTGCAGTATCTGATGCAGTGCTTAGAGGTATTACAAACACTGAAGTCATGTTCAAAAATGAACACATTATGTATACAGAAGTCTTACCAAAGTTTGTGGAACTGCAAAAAACTGTGGGAGTACCAGAGAAAGATCAGCTAAGATATGCAAAATGCTACGGGTCCTATAACGAAGCCCCTTATGAAGTTATAATTTTGGAAGACTTAAATGAATCTGGTTATAAAATGTTGAACAAGTTTAACTCCTTGACTTATGATAGTGTCATAAgcattttaaaaaactttgctAAGATTCATTCTCTTTCCTACGTATTAAAGAATAATGAACCAGAAAAGTTTGAAGACTTTAAAGAGCAGTTAACAGATCCTTGGAAATCTGCATATGACAATCCAGAAATGAAAAGTCGTTTTCAAATAGTAGAAGATGAAATTGTATCAGTACTCGAAGGTAGTGCTTACAAGAAATTggtcgaaaataaaataatcaagatCTTTGAACTACGAGAAAAGTTTATAGAGTttgagaaaacaaataaatattcggTGATTCAACAAGGCGATGCGTGGacgaataatattatgtttaatatt GAACATGATCCAGTACAATCAATATTGATTGACTTTCAAGCATCATTCAACAGCAACCCAGTCATAGACCTTCTCTTCATGATTTTCAACTGCACCGACCATGAGACCAGGTCTAAACACTACTACGACTGGATCGACTATTACCACTCGGAGCTTGACAAGTCACTGTCGAACTTTGGCTTGAAAGCCAGCTCCATTTATCCAAGAGACCAGATAGACGCAGATATAAAAAGTTATGCTAAATTGATCTTTGGCCAGAGTCTAGTACTAGCTAATATGCTGATGAGAGATCCAAGAGAGGCAGCCGATTTCGTGGAAGCAATGAGAGATATGGATAGAAATGCTATACCTGATTCCATGAAAACAGGCAGTCTGCAggttcaaactcaaaatcgaaTTAGAAACAGAATTTTTGGTGTCATCAACAGTTTTGAGGAATTTGGTTTATTGGAAGCTGTAAGTCAGTGGGATGATTAA